In one window of Arthrobacter pascens DNA:
- the gcl gene encoding glyoxylate carboligase, with product MSKMRTVDAAVAILEKEGAIEAFGLPGAAINPFYSAMRAHGGIRHTLARHVEGASHMADGYSRAKDGNIGICIGTSGPAGTDMITGLYAAWADSIPMLCITGQAPVAKLHKEDFQAVDIESIAKPVTKMAMTVLEPGQVPGAFQKAFQLMRSGRPGPVLLDLPIDVQLAEIEFDIETYEPLPIEKPKASRKQLEKALDMLTAGERPLIVAGGGIINAGASAQLVELAEILNVPVIPTLMGWGTIPDDHQLMAGMVGLQTSHRYGNENYLRSDFVIGIGNRWANRHTGGLDTYTAGRKFVHIDIEPTQIGRVFSPDLGIASDAGAALAGLVELARERKAAGSLADYSAWVAECAERKASLHRKTHFENIPIKPQRVYEEMNKAFGRDTIYVSTIGLSQIAGAQMLHVFGPRKWINAGQAGPLGWTAPAALGVVRGKPDETVVALSGDYDFQFMIEELAVGAQFNLPYIHVVVNNSYLGLIRQSQRGFSMEQNVSLAFENINSADLSETTRGYGVDHLKVAEGMGCKAVRVEDPSDLAAAFDKAKALMGEFRVPVVVEVILEKVTNISMGVEINAVNEFEELAGTAADAPTAILALQA from the coding sequence ATGAGCAAGATGCGTACCGTTGATGCAGCGGTGGCCATCCTGGAAAAGGAAGGCGCCATCGAGGCGTTCGGCCTGCCAGGCGCCGCCATCAACCCTTTCTACTCCGCCATGCGCGCACACGGCGGCATCCGGCACACGCTCGCCCGCCACGTTGAAGGCGCCAGCCACATGGCCGACGGGTATTCCCGGGCCAAGGACGGCAACATCGGTATCTGCATCGGCACGTCAGGCCCCGCCGGTACGGACATGATCACCGGCCTTTACGCCGCGTGGGCCGACTCGATTCCCATGCTCTGCATCACCGGGCAGGCCCCCGTGGCCAAGCTGCACAAGGAAGACTTCCAGGCCGTGGACATCGAATCCATCGCCAAGCCCGTCACCAAGATGGCCATGACCGTCCTGGAGCCCGGCCAGGTGCCCGGCGCGTTCCAGAAGGCCTTCCAGCTGATGCGTTCCGGCCGCCCCGGTCCCGTGCTGCTGGACCTGCCCATCGACGTGCAGCTGGCGGAGATCGAATTCGACATCGAGACCTATGAGCCGCTGCCCATCGAGAAGCCGAAGGCTTCCCGCAAGCAGCTGGAAAAGGCCCTGGACATGCTGACCGCCGGCGAGCGCCCGCTGATCGTGGCTGGCGGGGGAATTATCAACGCCGGTGCGTCCGCGCAGCTGGTGGAGCTGGCCGAGATTCTCAACGTTCCGGTCATCCCGACGCTGATGGGCTGGGGCACCATCCCGGACGACCACCAGCTTATGGCGGGCATGGTGGGCCTGCAGACCAGCCACCGCTACGGCAACGAGAACTACCTGCGCAGCGACTTTGTGATCGGCATCGGCAACCGCTGGGCCAACCGCCACACCGGCGGCCTGGACACCTACACGGCCGGCCGGAAGTTCGTCCACATCGACATCGAGCCGACCCAGATCGGCCGCGTGTTCTCCCCGGATCTGGGCATCGCGTCCGACGCCGGTGCGGCGCTGGCCGGGCTGGTTGAGCTCGCCCGCGAGCGCAAGGCAGCCGGGTCCCTGGCGGACTACAGTGCGTGGGTTGCCGAATGCGCCGAACGGAAGGCAAGCCTGCACCGCAAGACCCACTTCGAGAACATCCCCATCAAGCCCCAGCGCGTGTACGAGGAAATGAACAAGGCTTTCGGCCGCGACACCATCTACGTGTCCACCATCGGGCTGTCCCAGATCGCCGGCGCCCAGATGCTGCACGTGTTCGGCCCGCGCAAGTGGATCAACGCCGGCCAGGCAGGTCCCCTGGGCTGGACCGCCCCTGCCGCCCTCGGCGTCGTTCGCGGCAAGCCGGACGAGACAGTGGTTGCCCTCTCCGGCGACTACGATTTCCAGTTCATGATCGAGGAACTGGCCGTAGGCGCGCAGTTCAACCTCCCTTATATCCACGTGGTGGTGAACAACTCGTATCTGGGCCTGATCCGGCAGTCCCAGCGCGGCTTCAGCATGGAGCAGAACGTGTCCCTGGCGTTCGAGAACATCAACAGCGCGGACCTCTCCGAAACCACGCGCGGCTACGGCGTGGACCACCTGAAGGTGGCCGAAGGTATGGGCTGCAAGGCCGTCCGCGTGGAGGACCCGAGCGACCTCGCAGCCGCCTTTGACAAGGCCAAGGCACTGATGGGCGAATTCCGGGTTCCCGTGGTGGTGGAAGTGATCCTGGAAAAGGTCACCAACATCTCCATGGGCGTGGAAATCAACGCCGTGAACGAATTCGAGGAACTGGCCGGGACCGCGGCGGACGCGCCCACTGCCATCCTGGCGCTGCAGGCCTAA
- a CDS encoding 2-hydroxy-3-oxopropionate reductase, translated as MTQTSGKRTIMSNVAVIGLGIMGLPMAINLVKAGHTVTGFNRSQDKIDKLASEGGKGATSVADAVREADVVITMVPDSPDVEGVVSGKEGVFANAKKGALWIDASSIRPDVAKHLADEAREAGIRPLDAPVSGGEQGAIDAALSIMVGGEKEDFDAAQEILNAVGKTIVHVGPSGSGQTVKAANQLIVAVNIEVLAEAIAFLEAYGVDTDAALKVLGGGLAGSKVLEQKGQKMLDRNFDPGFRLALHHKDLGIVTSAAREANVAVPLGAVVAQLVAATVNQGDGALDHSGLFKQVLQLSGRQ; from the coding sequence ATCACACAGACTTCAGGAAAGAGAACCATCATGAGCAACGTTGCAGTCATCGGACTCGGAATCATGGGCCTTCCTATGGCCATCAACCTGGTCAAGGCCGGCCACACGGTCACAGGCTTCAACCGCAGCCAGGACAAGATCGACAAGCTCGCCTCCGAAGGCGGCAAGGGCGCCACGAGCGTCGCCGACGCCGTCAGGGAGGCCGACGTCGTCATCACCATGGTGCCCGACTCCCCCGACGTCGAAGGCGTGGTCAGCGGCAAGGAGGGTGTCTTCGCCAACGCGAAGAAGGGTGCCCTGTGGATCGACGCTTCCAGCATCCGACCCGACGTCGCCAAACACCTCGCCGACGAAGCCCGCGAAGCCGGTATCCGGCCCCTGGACGCCCCGGTCTCCGGCGGCGAACAAGGCGCCATCGACGCCGCCCTCTCCATCATGGTGGGCGGGGAAAAAGAAGACTTCGACGCAGCACAGGAGATCCTGAACGCCGTCGGCAAAACCATCGTCCACGTCGGCCCCTCCGGCTCCGGCCAGACCGTCAAGGCAGCCAACCAGCTCATTGTCGCGGTCAACATCGAGGTCCTCGCAGAAGCCATTGCCTTCCTTGAGGCCTACGGTGTGGACACCGACGCCGCACTCAAGGTCCTTGGCGGCGGCCTGGCCGGCTCCAAGGTCCTGGAGCAGAAGGGCCAGAAGATGCTCGACCGCAACTTCGACCCCGGCTTCCGCCTGGCACTTCACCACAAGGACCTCGGCATCGTCACCTCCGCGGCCCGCGAAGCCAACGTCGCGGTCCCCCTCGGCGCCGTCGTCGCGCAGCTCGTCGCCGCCACCGTCAACCAGGGCGACGGCGCACTCGACCACTCAGGACTCTTCAAGCAGGTCCTCCAGCTCAGCGGCCGCCAGTAA
- a CDS encoding hydroxypyruvate isomerase family protein: protein MTYTVNCSILLTELPLLERPAAAKAAGFDAVEFWWPFDTSVPGDAQVTAFENAINDAGVQLTGLNFNAGNMPGGDRGLASWPERSTEFQDNIDVVAGIGERLGCKAFNALYGNRIDGESPGKQDEIGAENLATAAAGVARIGGTVLLEPVSGAPRYPLLTAQDALKVIARVTAESGATNIKLLADFYHLAVNGDDVEAVIENHAKDFGHIQIADNPGRGAPGTGELPLGEWIARSRTLGYTGHIGLEYKEPPESAFSWAIRQRANAS from the coding sequence ATGACGTACACAGTGAACTGCTCCATCCTGCTCACGGAGCTGCCCCTGCTCGAGCGTCCGGCGGCAGCAAAGGCCGCCGGTTTCGACGCCGTCGAATTCTGGTGGCCCTTCGATACTTCCGTTCCCGGCGATGCCCAGGTCACAGCGTTCGAGAACGCCATCAACGACGCCGGCGTTCAGCTCACAGGCTTGAACTTCAACGCCGGCAATATGCCAGGCGGGGACCGCGGCCTGGCTTCCTGGCCGGAACGCTCCACGGAGTTCCAGGACAACATCGACGTCGTTGCCGGCATCGGTGAGCGCCTCGGCTGCAAGGCCTTCAACGCCCTCTACGGAAACCGGATCGACGGCGAATCGCCCGGGAAGCAGGATGAGATTGGCGCCGAAAACCTCGCGACTGCGGCAGCCGGCGTCGCACGCATAGGCGGCACCGTCCTCCTGGAACCTGTCAGCGGCGCCCCCCGGTACCCGCTCCTGACAGCACAAGACGCGCTGAAAGTAATCGCCCGCGTCACGGCGGAGTCCGGCGCAACCAACATCAAACTCCTCGCGGACTTCTACCACCTGGCGGTGAACGGCGACGACGTCGAGGCCGTCATCGAGAACCACGCCAAAGACTTCGGCCACATCCAGATCGCCGACAACCCAGGCCGCGGGGCTCCCGGAACCGGTGAGCTTCCCCTCGGCGAATGGATCGCCCGCAGCCGCACACTCGGCTACACGGGCCACATCGGCCTCGAATACAAGGAACCGCCGGAATCGGCCTTCAGCTGGGCCATCCGCCAGCGCGCCAACGCCAGCTAG
- a CDS encoding GH32 C-terminal domain-containing protein, whose product MHRKRKAGIQSCSAITLVGLTLAGLLAAAGPATAAQSDVGIPGSSTSQGVLGQEQYRPAIHFSPAKNWMNDPNGMVYYKGIYHLYYQHNPSGNTWGNMSWGHATSTDLVHWQEQPLAISTDDQEDVFSGSVVVDKDNSSGLGTAENPPLIAIYTSAYKDASPHRGLQAQSLAYSIDDGKTWTKYSGNPVLNRNSANFRDPKVFWYSSPAGGGYWVMAAVEATDHKVLLYKSANLKDWTPLSEFGPANATGGLWECPDLFPLAVDGDPNNVKWVMVVNVNPGGVAGGSAGQYFVGRFDGTTFTSESTKPEGAVPAGTPIAGFNDGTYNGWTVNNEPGNWKNGPLGDAPAAGSLPGQNTVSGFTGAGLVNSFNDGDWPLGSMSSPGFTVDSDYINFLVGGGQHPRVSDKLDNTPPPGDLLFNGFEVPDGSTLADYGWTGTGDLLPSYQPASAGGDYYIGTKRINTYETGGAPSDDRQGTLTSPEFTISRNFISMLVGGGHRSPDTGQVLEAQLLVDGNVVRTLAGDDAGQLNWKGWDVSEFAGRQAQLRIVDQATGGWGHLTLDHVMLTDQAAVPRSDETTVNLVVDGQVVRSTTGANSEVLDWANWNVSEFKGRQAQIRIVDNNRFGWGHILADEFIASSEPAKPRINSYDWLDYGRDYYASVSFGNMPQDKRVMLGWMNNWDYANTIPTSPWRSAMSLPREVSLTQTPAGPRLTQQAVKQVDKLGTKASYSTKKAQSIAPGTHPLPASASGNVQRIDVTFAPGTAAKSGITVLGDATHSTVIGYDASTREVYVDRSNSGNTGFNPLFTSVDSAPVTLNADGTVTLRIYVDRSSVEVFTQGGQRTITDQVFPAEGAGQVALFADGGTASLKSLTVTPLEQSMFR is encoded by the coding sequence ATGCATAGGAAACGAAAAGCCGGAATCCAATCCTGCTCGGCCATCACACTGGTCGGCTTAACACTTGCCGGCCTGCTCGCCGCTGCGGGGCCCGCTACGGCGGCGCAGTCCGACGTCGGAATTCCGGGATCCTCCACGAGCCAAGGTGTGCTCGGGCAGGAACAATACCGTCCGGCAATCCATTTCTCCCCGGCGAAAAACTGGATGAACGACCCCAACGGAATGGTCTACTACAAGGGGATCTACCACCTGTACTACCAGCACAATCCCTCTGGAAACACGTGGGGGAACATGTCATGGGGGCACGCCACGTCTACAGACCTGGTGCACTGGCAGGAGCAGCCGCTGGCCATCTCCACGGACGACCAGGAGGACGTCTTCTCGGGCAGCGTCGTGGTGGACAAGGACAACTCCTCAGGCTTAGGGACAGCCGAAAATCCGCCCTTGATAGCCATCTACACCAGCGCATACAAGGACGCTTCGCCGCACCGCGGATTGCAGGCCCAGTCGCTGGCCTACAGCATCGATGATGGCAAGACCTGGACCAAGTACAGCGGCAACCCGGTGCTGAACCGCAATTCCGCCAACTTCCGCGACCCCAAGGTTTTCTGGTACAGCTCACCGGCAGGCGGCGGCTACTGGGTGATGGCCGCCGTCGAAGCCACTGACCACAAGGTGCTTCTCTACAAATCCGCCAACCTCAAGGACTGGACGCCCTTGAGCGAGTTCGGCCCGGCCAACGCCACCGGCGGACTCTGGGAATGCCCGGATCTCTTCCCGCTGGCCGTGGACGGTGACCCGAACAACGTCAAATGGGTCATGGTGGTCAACGTCAATCCGGGCGGCGTGGCCGGCGGTTCGGCGGGACAGTACTTCGTGGGCCGATTCGACGGCACTACCTTCACCTCCGAAAGCACCAAGCCTGAGGGAGCCGTTCCTGCCGGGACCCCGATAGCCGGGTTCAACGACGGCACCTACAACGGCTGGACAGTGAACAACGAGCCCGGGAACTGGAAGAACGGCCCGCTCGGAGATGCTCCGGCGGCCGGATCCCTTCCTGGCCAGAACACAGTCAGCGGCTTCACCGGCGCCGGGTTGGTCAATTCCTTCAACGATGGCGACTGGCCGCTGGGCTCGATGTCCTCCCCCGGCTTCACGGTCGACAGCGACTACATCAATTTCCTGGTGGGCGGCGGCCAGCACCCGAGGGTGTCCGACAAACTGGACAACACTCCCCCTCCCGGCGACCTGCTGTTCAACGGCTTCGAGGTCCCGGACGGCAGCACCCTCGCCGACTACGGCTGGACCGGCACCGGCGACCTCCTGCCGTCGTACCAGCCGGCCAGCGCCGGCGGGGACTATTACATCGGCACCAAGCGGATCAACACCTATGAAACCGGCGGAGCCCCAAGCGACGACCGGCAAGGAACCTTGACGTCCCCGGAATTCACGATCTCAAGAAACTTCATCAGCATGCTGGTGGGCGGCGGGCACCGCAGCCCCGACACAGGACAGGTCCTGGAGGCCCAGTTGCTGGTGGACGGAAACGTCGTGCGGACCCTGGCAGGGGACGACGCCGGCCAGCTCAACTGGAAGGGCTGGGACGTTTCAGAGTTTGCCGGCAGGCAGGCGCAGCTGAGGATCGTCGACCAGGCCACCGGCGGCTGGGGGCACCTCACTCTCGACCATGTCATGCTGACGGACCAGGCGGCCGTGCCCCGTTCAGATGAGACCACCGTGAACCTTGTGGTGGACGGCCAAGTGGTCCGCTCCACAACGGGAGCAAACAGCGAGGTACTGGACTGGGCAAACTGGAACGTGTCCGAATTCAAGGGACGCCAGGCGCAGATCAGGATCGTTGACAACAACCGATTCGGCTGGGGACACATCCTGGCAGACGAATTCATCGCCTCGTCCGAACCGGCAAAGCCGCGGATCAACTCCTACGACTGGCTGGACTACGGCCGGGACTACTACGCGTCTGTCTCCTTCGGCAACATGCCACAGGACAAGCGCGTCATGCTGGGCTGGATGAACAACTGGGACTACGCCAACACCATCCCCACCTCACCGTGGCGCAGTGCCATGTCCCTCCCCCGTGAAGTGTCACTGACGCAAACCCCGGCAGGCCCCCGGCTCACGCAACAGGCCGTGAAGCAGGTCGACAAATTGGGCACCAAGGCGAGCTACAGCACCAAGAAGGCCCAGAGCATAGCCCCCGGCACCCATCCCCTGCCCGCATCTGCCTCGGGCAACGTCCAGCGGATCGACGTGACATTCGCGCCCGGAACAGCGGCAAAGTCAGGCATCACCGTCCTCGGCGATGCCACACACTCCACCGTGATCGGTTACGACGCCTCTACACGAGAGGTATACGTGGACAGGAGCAACTCCGGAAACACCGGATTCAATCCCCTGTTCACTTCCGTGGATTCGGCCCCCGTCACCTTGAATGCGGACGGCACTGTGACACTGCGCATCTATGTGGACCGCTCCTCGGTTGAGGTCTTCACCCAAGGCGGCCAACGAACCATCACGGATCAGGTGTTCCCGGCGGAGGGGGCCGGCCAGGTGGCGCTGTTCGCCGACGGCGGCACCGCGAGCCTCAAGTCCCTTACGGTAACCCCGCTGGAACAGTCAATGTTCAGGTAG
- a CDS encoding LacI family DNA-binding transcriptional regulator, whose translation MAKISPTTSPSALRARGVTMNDVANYAGVSRTTVSFVLNNRVTANISEETRGRIIEAVQALGYRPNAGARALASQRSDWYGLVTEIVTAPFAVNIIKGAQDQAWLDRRFLLIAPSDQADAVGPNQGLEDAATEKLLEQRVEGLLYAATYHRAVHVPESAHEVPTVLINCFDADGKLPSIVPDERAGGRIAVERLLQAGHSRIGVINLDPHIPAAVGRLAGAREALAGAGLELDPELVVSGHATADGGYEAACEILDHYPKDQRPTALFCLNDRMAMGAYDAIKERGLTIPGDIAVIGFDNQELIAAYLRPKLTTVALPFEKMGALGVQTLAALTAGQPITADQQLVDCPLLERSSV comes from the coding sequence ATGGCGAAAATCAGCCCCACCACGAGCCCGTCAGCACTGCGGGCTCGGGGCGTCACCATGAACGATGTCGCGAACTACGCCGGCGTCAGCCGCACCACGGTTTCTTTCGTCCTGAACAATCGGGTCACGGCCAACATCTCGGAGGAAACCCGCGGGCGCATCATCGAGGCCGTGCAGGCACTGGGTTACCGTCCAAATGCCGGCGCACGCGCTCTGGCCTCCCAGCGCAGCGACTGGTACGGGCTGGTGACGGAAATCGTGACGGCGCCGTTCGCCGTCAACATCATCAAGGGGGCGCAGGACCAAGCCTGGCTCGACCGCCGGTTCCTGCTCATCGCGCCTTCCGACCAGGCCGATGCCGTAGGACCCAACCAGGGCCTGGAAGACGCAGCCACCGAAAAGCTGCTGGAACAACGCGTGGAAGGACTCCTGTACGCGGCAACGTACCACCGCGCCGTGCATGTTCCGGAAAGCGCCCACGAGGTGCCCACTGTCCTGATCAATTGTTTCGACGCGGACGGAAAGCTGCCCTCGATCGTCCCGGACGAGCGCGCGGGCGGCAGGATTGCCGTCGAGCGTTTGCTCCAGGCAGGCCACAGCAGGATCGGAGTCATCAACCTGGACCCGCACATTCCCGCGGCCGTCGGGCGTTTGGCGGGTGCACGCGAAGCACTCGCCGGTGCCGGGCTGGAACTGGATCCGGAGCTCGTCGTTTCGGGACATGCGACGGCGGATGGAGGCTACGAGGCGGCCTGCGAAATCCTGGACCACTATCCGAAAGATCAAAGGCCGACCGCTCTCTTCTGCCTGAACGACCGCATGGCGATGGGCGCTTACGACGCCATCAAGGAACGGGGACTCACCATCCCCGGTGACATCGCCGTGATCGGCTTCGACAACCAGGAACTGATTGCGGCCTACCTCAGGCCAAAGCTGACCACGGTTGCGTTGCCATTCGAAAAAATGGGCGCTCTGGGAGTCCAGACGCTCGCCGCTCTGACAGCAGGACAGCCGATCACTGCCGACCAGCAATTGGTCGACTGTCCGCTGCTAGAACGCTCTTCGGTCTGA
- a CDS encoding ABC transporter substrate-binding protein, translated as MTQPRYLRSARITAAGLVVGALLLTGCAATVNKSGTSSSTSDNTNAMLTIPREDMSTFDRNFNPFAPAVNPMVNQAIYEPLLVFNPAKGDTTPWLATEWKTAADGKSITFTLRDGVKWSDGKPLVADDVAYTFELQKKLKGGYEYLVGATAEGTNKVTFTFNKPWSPALYEVGQLPILPKHIWSAIADPAKDANATPVGTGPYTEVDSFQAQSYALKKNPNYWQPEKQKIAGIKMLAMSGNDAANLASVNGDVDWSTQFIPNIEKTFISKDKEHRHYWFPPTGAMINWQLNTTKAPFNDSKVRKALSMAVNRDQVTKIGMSGYAQPADCTGLSGNYEKWKNPAVKDNCSWTKLNVDEANKVLDEAGYPKGADGKRTLKDGMPFEFKISVGASSSDWLSVANVISQNLQAVGVTAKVDSPDWASVVAGYEQGTFDSGIVWSANDPSPFKYFNNAMGSATVKPVGTKTFDNYHRFGDPKADALLQDFVAAGDEAKQKDVAYKLQEEYNDAAPLVPLFSGPEWGDYTDVHFTGWPSQDNPYATLSDRSPTTVLILTTLEPRK; from the coding sequence ATGACACAACCCCGATACCTGAGGTCTGCCCGCATCACCGCGGCCGGGCTGGTGGTAGGCGCACTGCTGCTGACCGGCTGTGCAGCCACCGTCAACAAGTCAGGCACAAGCTCCTCGACTTCGGACAACACGAACGCCATGCTCACCATCCCACGGGAAGACATGAGCACCTTCGACCGCAACTTCAATCCCTTTGCGCCCGCGGTGAATCCCATGGTCAACCAGGCGATCTACGAACCCCTGTTGGTCTTCAACCCGGCCAAGGGAGACACGACGCCGTGGCTCGCCACCGAATGGAAGACTGCTGCTGACGGCAAATCCATCACCTTCACCCTGCGCGACGGTGTGAAGTGGTCCGATGGCAAGCCACTCGTGGCCGACGACGTCGCCTACACGTTCGAGCTGCAGAAGAAGCTCAAGGGCGGCTACGAGTACCTCGTCGGCGCCACCGCCGAGGGAACCAACAAGGTGACCTTCACCTTCAACAAGCCTTGGTCTCCGGCGCTCTACGAAGTGGGCCAGCTACCCATTCTGCCCAAGCACATCTGGTCTGCGATCGCCGACCCGGCGAAGGACGCCAACGCCACGCCCGTGGGAACAGGACCTTACACGGAGGTCGATTCCTTCCAGGCTCAGTCCTACGCACTCAAGAAAAACCCCAACTACTGGCAGCCGGAAAAACAGAAGATTGCTGGCATCAAGATGCTTGCAATGTCCGGCAACGACGCAGCCAATCTGGCCAGCGTCAACGGGGACGTCGACTGGTCCACCCAGTTCATCCCAAACATCGAGAAGACCTTCATCTCCAAAGACAAGGAGCACCGCCACTACTGGTTCCCGCCCACGGGTGCCATGATCAATTGGCAGCTCAACACCACCAAGGCTCCGTTTAACGACTCAAAGGTGCGCAAGGCGCTCAGCATGGCCGTGAACCGCGACCAAGTGACCAAGATCGGGATGAGCGGCTACGCCCAGCCCGCCGACTGCACCGGCCTTTCCGGCAACTACGAGAAATGGAAGAACCCGGCCGTCAAGGACAACTGCAGCTGGACCAAGCTCAACGTGGACGAAGCCAACAAAGTCTTGGACGAAGCCGGCTACCCCAAGGGGGCCGACGGCAAGCGCACCTTGAAGGATGGAATGCCTTTCGAGTTCAAGATCTCCGTGGGCGCCAGCTCCTCCGACTGGCTGTCCGTAGCCAACGTGATCTCACAGAACCTCCAAGCAGTGGGAGTCACGGCCAAGGTGGACTCTCCGGACTGGGCCTCCGTGGTGGCCGGATACGAACAGGGCACGTTTGACTCCGGCATTGTCTGGAGCGCCAACGATCCCAGCCCGTTCAAGTACTTCAACAATGCCATGGGCAGCGCCACGGTGAAGCCGGTCGGCACCAAGACGTTCGACAACTACCACCGCTTTGGTGACCCCAAAGCCGATGCGCTCCTGCAGGATTTCGTTGCCGCCGGCGATGAAGCCAAGCAGAAGGACGTCGCCTACAAGCTCCAGGAAGAATACAACGACGCCGCCCCGCTGGTGCCGCTGTTCTCAGGACCTGAATGGGGCGACTATACGGACGTCCACTTCACGGGGTGGCCGTCGCAGGACAACCCTTATGCCACACTTTCCGATCGTTCTCCTACCACGGTGCTGATTCTCACCACTTTGGAACCGCGCAAGTAA